The Rhodopirellula islandica genome includes a region encoding these proteins:
- a CDS encoding DUF1559 domain-containing protein, producing the protein MVRNRTKASGFTLVELLVVIAIIGVLVGLLLPAVQAAREAARRMQCGNNFKQIGLGLHNYHSAYNALPKQAGGTYLDGDPGGSGPGFTTNKFRLSWLPAVLPFIEQQGLWEQISNPYNLDMNGNAIDPGFPPMGPAPWGGSYRPWFTEVGTFRCPSDPGRGAPAHGRTNYAACIGDSTDWVNHGYMRHSGGKWILTPNNGQNANATNRGFFYHRRQLKFRDVLDGLSNTIACGEIATDLGDNAITTNARYGVGWGTIHNNPAHCRDQAGWINPARPQFWDPDVAGTGSSGIRTGNADWKRGFRWMDTPIIYTGFNCILPPNAEICFGGSGDFDTGACPPSSRHQGGVHVLMGDGAVRFVTDSIDSGNIHNGVVMLGQTGNRAPGSASPYGLWGALSTRGMKEIVSIDDL; encoded by the coding sequence ATGGTTCGAAACCGAACAAAAGCTTCCGGCTTTACGCTCGTTGAGCTGCTGGTTGTCATCGCCATCATTGGTGTCCTCGTTGGGCTGCTCTTGCCCGCCGTCCAAGCTGCTCGTGAAGCAGCCCGTCGCATGCAGTGCGGCAACAACTTCAAGCAAATTGGCTTGGGCCTTCACAACTATCACTCCGCCTACAATGCTTTGCCGAAGCAAGCTGGCGGCACGTACCTTGATGGCGACCCAGGTGGTTCCGGCCCCGGGTTCACCACCAACAAGTTTCGCTTGAGCTGGTTGCCCGCCGTGCTACCGTTCATCGAGCAACAAGGTCTCTGGGAGCAAATCAGCAACCCTTACAACTTGGACATGAATGGCAACGCCATTGACCCAGGTTTCCCACCCATGGGCCCAGCACCTTGGGGCGGTTCCTACCGTCCTTGGTTCACTGAAGTCGGAACGTTCCGTTGTCCCAGTGATCCAGGTCGCGGTGCACCAGCACACGGCCGGACCAACTACGCCGCTTGCATTGGCGACAGCACGGACTGGGTCAACCACGGTTACATGCGTCACAGTGGTGGCAAATGGATCTTGACTCCCAACAATGGCCAAAACGCCAACGCAACCAACCGTGGCTTCTTCTACCACCGTCGTCAGCTGAAATTCCGCGACGTCTTGGATGGCTTGTCCAATACCATCGCGTGCGGTGAGATCGCAACCGACCTTGGTGACAACGCGATCACGACCAATGCTCGTTATGGAGTCGGTTGGGGAACGATTCACAACAACCCTGCTCACTGCCGTGACCAAGCCGGTTGGATCAACCCCGCCCGCCCCCAATTCTGGGATCCTGATGTTGCCGGCACTGGCAGCAGCGGAATCCGGACCGGCAACGCCGATTGGAAACGTGGTTTCCGTTGGATGGACACCCCGATCATCTACACCGGCTTCAACTGCATCTTGCCTCCTAATGCCGAAATCTGTTTCGGTGGATCAGGCGACTTCGACACCGGTGCTTGCCCACCCAGCAGTCGCCACCAAGGTGGTGTGCACGTGCTGATGGGTGATGGTGCGGTCCGGTTCGTGACCGATTCGATCGACTCGGGCAACATCCACAATGGCGTGGTGATGCTGGGTCAAACCGGAAACCGTGCTCCTGGCTCGGCCAGCCCCTACGGGTTGTGGGGTGCGTTGAGCACACGTGGCATGAAAGAAATCGTCAGCATCGACGATCTCTAG